Proteins encoded together in one bacterium window:
- the nuoK gene encoding NADH-quinone oxidoreductase subunit NuoK, whose product MEVTLTHFLVVSTILFSLGIYGIVTRKNAIMVLMGIELILNASNINFIAFSRFGNFGLQGQLYALFVIVLAAAEAAIALAIVLNVYKTFVNVNVDEIDELRD is encoded by the coding sequence ATGGAAGTCACATTAACACATTTTTTAGTCGTCAGTACGATTTTATTCAGTCTTGGAATTTACGGCATTGTTACAAGGAAGAATGCAATTATGGTCCTGATGGGAATTGAATTAATACTAAATGCATCGAACATAAACTTTATTGCATTTTCCCGTTTTGGAAATTTTGGATTACAGGGACAACTTTATGCTTTGTTTGTAATTGTGCTCGCTGCTGCTGAAGCCGCAATTGCACTCGCTATAGTTCTTAATGTTTATAAAACATTCGTAAATGTAAATGTCGATGAAATTGACGAACTTCGGGATTAG